In the genome of Arachis stenosperma cultivar V10309 chromosome 2, arast.V10309.gnm1.PFL2, whole genome shotgun sequence, the window CCGTGCGTTCACTTACTTGCTAAGTCATCTCTATAAAAAACAATCATCAAATAGCTCATCCAAAACTTTAAGTTAAAGAGACAACATAAATAGTTATATCATCAATATTCCTCTTCAAATAAGAACTTCGTTaggtttgtttgattttttgtatAGTATAggtattcttcttttcttttatgctattttttttaagatttatcAAGGATGGAACTTTAGCCTTTTTAGATATGAGTTTTGAAACTATGTCATAAAATAAATCATcccaaaaatttaaactaagaTGAAATAACATGGATAATAATATCTCTAACAGCAACATCTAAATTTTATAAGATATGCTTTtgaatcctatttattttttatacttgAAATACGCATATTGGTTTGAATGTCAAAATGTCTTTCTCAAGTTGTCGAAATATAACTCATCCATCGAAAAAAGATGAACTTTGCTTCATCAAGAATGTGATATACCTCAAAATGCTATACAGCATAAGAACACATTCTCTCGTTAAAGGTGTTGTAGCTCCATCATCTTCCTGATTTTATTCAGTACATTATTTTCAACATTTCTTCTTCATATTGTTACAACCTTAAATTAAATGCTAAATTCAATTCCctaattcttctttaattctttgTTCTTCAAAATCTACTCCCGATAATTGTATTGTTTATGTATGTTGATGAGAGGTTTTGTAATGGAGGAACCAATGGCAAAAACAATTTGTCATAAAATTACTTATTTCAAAAAGTCAAATTAATAgaaaaagatacaaaataattatatttctaagagattttttttatgcaattttttaaattttaagtgtGAATATTATaaagttttttttctttatgtttttctgcgttaaatattttttttaaaaaaaatactttactCAATAAGTCAATATGATTGTGTAGCAGGGAACTTCTGCAAGCAACTAACTCTCTGTGATATGTACATTAATGTTAGCTCAAATTAAAGTAGTAATGCCTTTAAGATCAGAAGACTATATTATGATTATTAAGTGCGGAAAAGAGTAAAACCAACTCATAATCCATTCTGAATTCAACTCGTGAACATACAGTTATATAAGTTGAGTTTATCAGCGTCTAAAGTCAAACGTGTGCCTGAATTTAAATTTACTTATTAAAtaagttaaatttaaatttgagtgAGCGGAATTTATTGATTTAGCTCTTCTGTAATTAACTTACTTCTAGTCCTAATTATGATCTAATTATTATGTGAATTTTGttgtattaaataaatattatttttattgttgttcACGTACGCTGGAAGCCacaaaattaaagagagatgGATTGTCGCATTTTGGCTTTTGTGATTTTTGAGAGAGACTACTTTGAGTAAAGAATACGTTTAAGATGAGATGTGGCAGAGAAGAGGATTGAATATCAGACTGAGCCAACAACCACCAATAATGATGGAATGTAACTACTAATTTGTTGAAGCAGTATTGTGTGTGTGGTTTCTCCTTCTTCAAGCTAAGCTAAGAGGATAACAACTTCAAGTTGAGCTAGCTAGTAGTCTTCTCAGTGTAGTAGTAGTGTCTGTTACATCACATCTTTATTTCTTTATTCTTGAAACAgtagttatatatatatgcaagATCGGCCTACCTCAACTTCTCCCATAGTTGCTCTCTTCTTTAAGTTACTTCATAAATATATAATGCATACAATTCGGAAGATGACACCATTTTGtcactcatatatatatatatatatatatatatataaagtaattAAAAAGACTCTAATAGTTATTAATACTGAAATATTATTGAAAAGGGTAAAGTATGATACCTAAAAATTGATATTCAATTATCAAtaagattaaataattaatatttaatttggtaAAAGTTAGACATAAAGTAGAAGATAGTAGATACCATGAAATTGCTTTATTGGAAAGCTTtttccaaaaaataaataaatgaattatTTGAACTATATATATTCATAACAACTGAGTTTTTTAGATAATGAATAGTCCTCCTGTAAACATACATACATTTTGAAAAGTAATAGATAAAGTATGATACTAGCCAAAGATATGCAGAATTGCATACATGAAGATCTAGATATATgatcaactaactaattaactaactaaattGGGATTAGTTAAGATACATGCATCATGCATGCAGGTTTGTTGATGAGAAAGCTTATCTTgagtctatatatatatatgtattggTTTGTTCATATGAAAGGTTGTTTGAATGCATTAATTGCCCATCTAACAATACCATGTTGCATAGATGCACAGtctcgttcttcttcttcattacgACTACTCTTGTCCTCATGACATTCACATCATCACATTCACTTGCGCATTCCATTTCCATCTCATCGAGATCAATGGCAGACATGGAAAGGTTCAGCAATGCTGGGAGAGGCAGCAACATCACCGGAATATCAGAGTTCAAGAGATATCTATGTCGTTTCGGGTACCTCAACCATAATATTAATACCACATGTACTTGTTTCAGCGACGAGTTTGACGCCATGTTAGAATCTGCTCTCGTTAGATACCAACGCAAGCTTGGACTCCAAGTCACTGGCAAACTCGATTCCATCACCATTTCTGAGATGATCACACCGAGATGCGGAGTTCCAGACAGTAATGATCATCCTCACACTCACATGCACTCCACAAAGAACTTTGTGTATTTTCCGGGGAAGCCACGGTGGTCGGGTCCAATGCCGACGACACTCACCTACGCTTTCTCCCCGGAATACACCATCCACACCTTGACCCTTCGCCAGATCCGGAGAGCGTTCCGACGCGCCTTCACGCGCTGGTCTAACGTCATTCCTCTCACATTTGTGGAATCAGACGACTACGGTTTTGCTGAGATCAAGATAGGGTTTTACAGCGGCGACCACGGCGATGGAGAGGCTTTCGACGGGGTTCTTGGAGTGCTGGCGCATTCATTCTCGCCGGAGAGCGGGCGGCTACACCTGGATGCGGCGGAGACGTGGGCAGTGGACTTCGGGGAGAGTTGGTCGGAGGTAGCGGTGGATTTGGAGTCCGTGGCAACGCACGAGATTGGACACGTGCTTGGTCTGTCTCACAGTTCGGTTAGAGAGGCAGTTATGTATCCCAGCTTGAGGCCGAGAGAGAAGAGATATCGTCTCCATATTGATGACGTCATGGGAGTCCAATCTCTTTATGGCTCCAACCCTCATTTCAGATCTTCTGATGTCTCGTCGCTTCAATCTGCTATCTCCGCAAATCATGCTCCTCCTCGCTTTCCACCATTCAGTATTCTTCTCTCTTGTGCATACCTTTTGTCtttcttcataattttttttaggtaAAACCTCACGTGCATCTTTTCTTTAAACTTCAGGCAAAGACAATTGCATTTgagtttcaaattttttttatttttctcttttcagtTTTTAGTCTGCTATTTGGTTGCATGGCTTATTGGCTTGTGAATTACACATTCGAAGATATGTGTACACAAAATTTATACACAATTGTAGTACAATAcattttttcttattatattACAAAAACTCAATTATTAAATCGGTCATTATATATTcacattttgtatatatataatatttcacATATTAGCTAAAGCTAAAGTtgattcaaatataaaaaatgttagTTGACTCAATTTTAAATATCAGAAAATGTTTGGCTTCCTAGTATGCATACATAGAGTCTAAAACAGAGTTAAGAACGAAAATGGATAAGGTAGTACTAAAGAACTgaatttgtatataaaattgataacaGAAGATGAGTcgaacagaaattaaagagagacaGAATGAAAGGTGGGTTCATCTATTAGTAGTGGTGGGTGTAACATCATGGTCAAGGTCAACAACGTGATGATGAAGATTGAGGAATAGTATGACAGACCGCACGACCGCGAACCAAATACATTCAATTCAAATACATAATAATTGTTAGCTCTGAAAATGAACCATTCGGCACATCAGATAGAGCAGGCCGGGAGCAGCAGTATAACTGAGCATCTCTGATCCAACATCAATCAATAGAGGAATTCTTCCCCCCATACTCTACTCATGAAAGCACCAAACTAAACATAtctatattatataaaaaaaaatttaaatataccTGAAAcagtattttaataaatttttactgttcattgcatttaatatatattatatttttttattattaatatatattatattttttattattaaaattattgattaaattttaataaaaatattaatctaattttttttatataattgttaatttttataactCTAACTTAAAATGATacattgattattttttattatttatattattataaatgaGCTGACCATTCGAGTAATTCAAGTTACTTAAAACATGTTGATTATAATGAGATAACAAACATGCTTAATAGTTAGGGCAATTCTAtggtattaaattttttttcttaaattatcTATATGAATGTTAAAAGATGAAGTCTACTCCTTTTATTGAGAATAACTCAAatcctaaaagtagcttataaGATGAAAATAAAATACCTTACATTTAGAAACTATCTAAAATCTTATTGATTGACACCAGTAATATATACATTGCAACAGATGTACCGTAACACACACATATGCATGCTTTGTAATGATCATCTCTGATTTATGTAGAGGATACAAACACGTGACTTGAGGGAGCATCAGTTCCCAGCAACACGCTAACGaggatgaaaaatataatagtaaataTTGGTTCGTGCAATAATCACAGAGGCATGGGTGgggaacaaaataaaaagattagAGATGACAATAAGAGCATATGTCGAAAGGATGAGCATGCACGTGTATATGTGGAGCGAAATCTGAGTTCAACGTGTTAAGTGTATGCTTATATAGATCTTAAAGTTTACATCATTCACAAGATATATAGACATATGGGGAACACGTAAAGTGCGCGTGGGTCATCTTCTTAGAACGCAAAATATTATCTTTCGTTCCTTTACTACACACCGCATGCATTGGCGGGTTTTAACTTTTCTTACCAGTTACCACAACCAGCTGGCGTGTTAtgaaacaattttttttatttaaatggataaaaaaatatattattaattaaaaaattttagatatttattaaaaatttttatttttatcattaattaatcattaatattttaaaatataaaataaaatatgttattaggttactaaattaaaaaaaattaaactaaaaaaattaaattaattgataaataatgatcaaaaacaataaattctaatatttctaccattttttTTAAGAGCAATAAGaggccagcaatttttgtgattagTAGCCATCAaatagccatcaatgatgagttaatggtgtgagattgatgtgagatttcatccaatggctcacctttctctgctggttacatgctgacCAAAATTTCATAAAGTTGCTGGCCCCTagacttttcttttttctaaaaactttaattaatatataaataattatatttttaaccaACAATAGTGAGAAAGACATCTTCGCACCAGTTTACATccaataatatatatgtaaGAAGTATATTACACAATTCAGTGATTAATAAGTTTATAAAACATTTGtaaatactatttttatttgaaatctgataagtaaattaaaattgtaaaatATTTGTGTCTTTCTGTAATTTTCTTCAATCTCTAACAATATATATAGAGGGAGACTAGAAACAACTTGTAAGGTCGATAAATGCATGGGAATTGATGACTTTCACAATGTTATATAAACAACAATAACATGCATTGGATCGCCAATTAAGTCAAAACCGAATGAAATTAAATATGTTTTTGTCGATTTCTGAAAAATGGTCAAAACAGGCACAATGGAGGATGCCTTACCAACACGTGTTCTTTGGGGATATTTCACGAGCTGAGTCAACAGTGTACAAACAATGTAAGAAAAATATCCTCCACTACTGTTTCATGTATTAAATGTATGGCCTAGAAACAACCACCAACGATTGGAAAAATCCAGTTTCAAGACAAgccttcttttcattttctctcttAAAATATTAATGTAAGGTTTATAAATGTTCTGAGAACTAGTTAAGAGTTAACAAAAAAGTTTGATCGAAAATTTAATGTCTTGATACTTTCAATACATGTTCAATgtgcaaatatatatatacaaaaattagttatttatgaagtaaaatttagtaattttgTCTGTTTTAAAACCacgttaaatttataatttaataaaacttttatttaaaatataaaaaatttatattttaatatatctattttatatttattaaaagaaaaattttaaaaattttattaagaatAATCTTATATACTTAAAACACATTAGTTAAACTCTACgaaacatatatatttatatttataataaaaatataaaaataaagtgACGAATGtatgttatttatatttattaaattttaattattatgatatttaatatttaattctactaataaattataattacttcaatagttaattattttgttaaaaaaaagagGTAGAACATATATACTAATGACCACCAATTTAACCGTATAAAGAATTTGTTTAACATATTAATGCATTAAAAAGTTTAAAGGCGACTATTTTATATATTGAACAAGTGTCCTAGCTAATTCcaaatatcaattaattaaaggAAAGAAAAATCTTCCCTAGAAATTAAATTTGTTGCGTGCACATTATTGTTATCCATTCCATACAGTTGTTGAGAGTAGTGTAGAGGGTCACTGTTTTAGGCATGGAGATATATATATCTCGaaggaaaaaataaaacatgaaaatCGAAAACACTATTACTAGTTAGCTAGTGGACTTTAATTTGAAGATAAGTATAGTAGTGTATATATGACTCAATTGGTGCAAACAAATTTCCTACTAGGTTAGCTACTTGTTTGTAATGGATGGAGAGCcttcgttttcttttctttatgaCATGGACAACAATAATAGAGATAGAGGGCCTAGCTAGTAGCAATTAAAGGCCTTCAATGAATCTGAAAAAGGTAGCAGCAGGCTTTCAGGTACTATGAATTCTTCTCCCAAAAGGAAACCAACTGCGATGCATTCAATTTGCGGAATCCTGACATGCCATGCCACATCAGTCAAACCCCCTAGCTTTCTCCATCTAA includes:
- the LOC130962859 gene encoding metalloendoproteinase 4-MMP-like, which encodes MLHRCTVSFFFFITTTLVLMTFTSSHSLAHSISISSRSMADMERFSNAGRGSNITGISEFKRYLCRFGYLNHNINTTCTCFSDEFDAMLESALVRYQRKLGLQVTGKLDSITISEMITPRCGVPDSNDHPHTHMHSTKNFVYFPGKPRWSGPMPTTLTYAFSPEYTIHTLTLRQIRRAFRRAFTRWSNVIPLTFVESDDYGFAEIKIGFYSGDHGDGEAFDGVLGVLAHSFSPESGRLHLDAAETWAVDFGESWSEVAVDLESVATHEIGHVLGLSHSSVREAVMYPSLRPREKRYRLHIDDVMGVQSLYGSNPHFRSSDVSSLQSAISANHAPPRFPPFSILLSCAYLLSFFIIFFR